The following proteins come from a genomic window of Winogradskyella sp. PC-19:
- a CDS encoding DUF58 domain-containing protein codes for MDTKELLKKVRKIEIKTRRLSDHIFGGEYHSTFKGRGMTFSEVRQYQFGDDVRNIDWNVTARTNEPHVKVFEEERELTMMLMADVSGSKLFGTQNQFKDEIVTEIAATLAFSATQNNDKIGLILFSDEIELFIPPKKGRSHVLRIIRELLEFKPKSKKTNISEALKFLSNVMKKKAIVFMLSDFVADDYRQTLKIAAGKHDITGIRVFDRYEAEIPNIGMVQMQDEETGESLLVNTASKKVRTDYSKFYNEKVEYYKDAFTKSGAGTINCRVDESYVKKLLGYFKRRG; via the coding sequence ATGGATACTAAAGAACTTCTTAAAAAAGTACGCAAAATAGAGATTAAGACACGTAGATTGTCTGATCATATTTTTGGTGGCGAATATCATTCGACTTTCAAAGGCCGTGGTATGACTTTTTCGGAGGTACGCCAATATCAATTTGGAGATGATGTGCGTAATATTGATTGGAATGTTACCGCACGAACAAACGAACCTCATGTTAAGGTTTTTGAAGAAGAACGAGAGCTTACCATGATGCTAATGGCAGATGTTTCAGGAAGTAAATTATTCGGAACTCAAAACCAATTTAAAGATGAAATTGTTACAGAAATTGCAGCAACTTTAGCGTTTTCTGCTACTCAAAATAACGACAAAATTGGATTGATTTTATTCTCTGACGAAATCGAACTGTTTATTCCTCCTAAAAAAGGACGCTCTCATGTTTTAAGAATTATTCGTGAGTTATTAGAATTCAAACCAAAAAGTAAAAAAACAAATATCTCAGAAGCGCTGAAATTTTTGTCTAATGTCATGAAAAAGAAAGCTATTGTTTTTATGCTTTCGGATTTTGTGGCCGACGATTACAGACAAACACTTAAAATAGCAGCTGGTAAACATGATATTACTGGTATTCGTGTTTTTGACAGATATGAAGCCGAAATTCCAAATATCGGAATGGTGCAAATGCAAGATGAAGAAACTGGAGAGTCATTATTAGTCAATACAGCATCAAAAAAAGTACGAACTGACTATAGTAAATTTTACAATGAAAAAGTAGAGTATTACAAGGATGCGTTTACCAAATCTGGAGCAGGAACTATAAACTGCCGAGTTGATGAGAGTTATGTCAAAAAACTATTAGGTTATTTTAAAAGAAGAGGATAA
- a CDS encoding SulP family inorganic anion transporter, with translation MLSNFFDFKNLKGDFTGGLVAGVVALPLALAFGVQSGMGATAGLYGAIAVGIFAAMFGGTETQASGPTGPMTVVSAALVAAAIEITGSLENAMSIILLSFLLGGLFQIIFGFLNIAGYVKYFPYPVVSGFMSGVGLIIVILQLFPFAGLDSAKSTTAVVKDFPRLFAEFNISALLLGAITIAVYFVFPKINKAIPSALVALIVATLIAYFFKMDVPLIGEIPSGLPSFQLGGILEVDSSAWGIIIEYAIVLAVLGSIDSLLTSVIADNMTKTKHNSNRELIGQGIGNMLAAAIGGIPGAGATKGTVVNINAGGRTRLSGILHGIFLLTVLLGLGQLASLIPLCVLAGLLIPIGFKIIDFKGLKHLLKVPRADAVVLILVLAITTFGSLIQAVGVGVALACLLFMKKSGDISEKGLEVGAVADIDGSKPWQDEIEFYEDYKKKVIIKHLYGPLFFGFTSYFKDQIKALPDEVEAVIMRMDRVPYIDQSGLYTLEDVIYDLREQNIEVLLIGLKEQPKDMLEAVDVIPDLVPLEDVFENIEDGFVYLKSKLKK, from the coding sequence ATGCTTTCAAATTTTTTTGATTTTAAAAACCTTAAAGGAGATTTCACAGGTGGATTAGTTGCAGGAGTTGTGGCTTTACCATTGGCGTTAGCTTTTGGAGTTCAATCTGGAATGGGAGCAACTGCTGGATTGTATGGTGCAATTGCGGTAGGTATTTTTGCTGCAATGTTTGGTGGTACAGAGACTCAAGCGAGTGGACCTACTGGTCCTATGACTGTTGTTTCTGCGGCATTGGTAGCAGCAGCTATCGAAATTACAGGAAGTTTAGAAAATGCAATGAGTATTATTTTACTAAGTTTTCTACTTGGAGGACTTTTTCAAATAATTTTTGGATTTTTAAATATTGCTGGATACGTAAAATACTTTCCTTACCCTGTAGTATCAGGGTTTATGAGTGGTGTAGGTCTCATTATTGTAATTCTACAGTTATTTCCTTTTGCTGGATTAGACTCTGCAAAATCTACAACTGCCGTAGTTAAAGATTTCCCGAGATTATTTGCTGAATTTAATATATCAGCATTGCTTTTAGGCGCCATTACTATTGCCGTATATTTTGTATTTCCCAAAATAAATAAAGCCATTCCAAGTGCTTTAGTTGCTTTAATTGTAGCTACATTAATTGCTTATTTCTTTAAAATGGATGTACCCTTAATAGGTGAAATACCATCAGGACTACCTTCATTTCAACTAGGCGGTATTTTAGAAGTCGATTCTAGTGCTTGGGGAATTATTATTGAATATGCAATTGTTTTAGCTGTACTTGGGAGTATAGATTCCTTACTAACTTCAGTGATTGCTGATAATATGACCAAGACAAAGCACAATAGTAATCGAGAGCTTATTGGTCAAGGTATTGGTAATATGTTAGCAGCTGCTATTGGAGGAATTCCTGGTGCAGGAGCTACTAAAGGAACTGTTGTTAATATCAATGCAGGAGGTCGAACACGTCTGTCAGGTATACTTCATGGAATTTTTCTATTAACTGTTTTACTAGGATTAGGGCAATTAGCATCACTTATTCCACTATGTGTTTTAGCAGGACTATTAATCCCAATAGGATTTAAGATAATAGATTTTAAAGGTTTAAAGCATCTTCTTAAAGTCCCAAGAGCAGACGCCGTTGTTTTAATTTTAGTTTTAGCAATAACAACCTTTGGTAGTTTGATACAAGCTGTTGGAGTTGGTGTTGCGCTGGCGTGTCTTTTATTTATGAAAAAATCTGGAGATATTAGCGAGAAAGGTTTAGAGGTTGGTGCTGTTGCTGATATTGATGGTTCAAAACCATGGCAAGACGAAATTGAATTCTATGAAGATTACAAGAAAAAAGTTATTATTAAGCACTTATACGGCCCTTTATTCTTTGGTTTTACGTCTTATTTTAAAGATCAGATAAAAGCATTGCCAGATGAGGTAGAGGCAGTAATTATGAGAATGGACCGTGTCCCATACATAGATCAGTCAGGTTTATATACTTTAGAAGATGTTATATATGATTTGAGAGAACAGAATATTGAAGTTCTTTTAATTGGTCTTAAAGAGCAACCAAAAGATATGTTAGAAGCGGTAGATGTTATCCCAGATTTGGTACCTCTAGAAGATGTTTTCGAAAATATTGAAGATGGTTTTGTTTACCTAAAAAGTAAACTCAAAAAGTAA
- a CDS encoding CvpA family protein, which produces MSIIDIVLGALLLFGLIRGAMKGLFVEIASLCALVLGVFGAIHFSYFVADLLEPKVDWDEKTMNIVAFAITFVIIVLAISLAGKALTKLADFAALGMLNKLLGGVFGALKIGLILSVLLIVFNKLNNTLPFMEDEELEESILYKPVKSLAPMIFPTLIKSGEELELAPEEEA; this is translated from the coding sequence ATGAGTATCATTGATATTGTTTTAGGTGCCCTTTTATTATTTGGATTAATTAGAGGTGCCATGAAAGGTCTTTTTGTAGAAATTGCTTCGCTTTGCGCTTTAGTTTTAGGTGTTTTTGGCGCAATTCACTTTAGTTATTTTGTTGCTGATTTATTAGAACCAAAAGTAGATTGGGATGAAAAGACTATGAATATCGTAGCTTTTGCTATAACTTTTGTTATCATCGTGTTGGCAATAAGTCTAGCCGGAAAAGCATTAACTAAACTTGCTGATTTTGCTGCCCTTGGTATGCTTAATAAATTATTGGGTGGTGTCTTTGGCGCTTTAAAGATTGGTTTAATTCTTAGTGTATTACTTATTGTTTTTAATAAGTTAAATAACACATTACCTTTTATGGAAGATGAAGAATTAGAGGAAAGTATTCTTTACAAACCTGTTAAATCTTTGGCTCCAATGATTTTCCCAACACTGATAAAAAGCGGAGAAGAACTAGAATTAGCTCCTGAAGAGGAAGCATAA
- a CDS encoding BatD family protein, with amino-acid sequence MKFTKNILLLLFVFASSLAMAQVKFEAKVSKKKLGANERLRIDFEMNQDGDNFVPPSFDGFTVVGGPNTSVSNYWSNGKRSFTKTYSYFLSPKKQGSFTIKQAQIEIDGQVYKTFPVIIKVTKAIEKPKDPNDPAYIASQKIHLVAEVSKTSPYLNEAITVLYKLYVAPNIAANILGDKQTPQYEDFWNQNIEVRAFRPQNAQFKGEDYRYVILKKVVLYPQKTGKLKLEPYVINLNIDVPTSRYDIFGNRIVRKVQQSIASSTRIVNVKPLPEEGKPADFKGAVGDFNFSVTSTKLSLDAGESLEAKVRVSGRGNLKLFELPKLTVPSSLEVYEPEHKENVRTNLAGMQGEISDFYTIVPQYKGKYPLPEVSFSYFDPKSKTYKRLTSDELVIDVVNGPSSVNTDTASNNVTNTNKQAVTTNSNTFSFIKTNAAWVSKSEKPFFKSNLFWTLLLVPFLLIPLAIFIRRNQEKRNADIVGNKRRKADRLAKKYLSDAKKALGKKEAFYIALEKAFHNYLKAKLHIETSDFNKEKIKSLLSERNVESSVVSEFISILENCELARYTPITQVTMQNDYDKSVTTIGAIDKQIR; translated from the coding sequence ATGAAATTCACTAAAAACATATTACTATTATTATTTGTATTTGCTTCTAGCTTAGCGATGGCTCAGGTGAAATTTGAAGCCAAAGTCAGCAAAAAGAAGTTAGGAGCTAATGAACGTCTCAGAATAGATTTTGAAATGAATCAAGATGGAGACAACTTTGTACCACCTAGTTTTGACGGTTTTACTGTTGTTGGTGGTCCAAACACTTCTGTTAGTAATTATTGGTCCAACGGAAAACGTTCCTTCACAAAAACCTACAGCTATTTTTTATCACCTAAAAAACAAGGAAGCTTTACAATTAAGCAAGCTCAGATTGAGATTGATGGTCAAGTTTACAAAACATTTCCTGTTATTATAAAAGTCACAAAGGCGATAGAAAAACCTAAAGATCCAAACGACCCAGCTTACATTGCATCACAGAAAATCCATTTAGTTGCTGAGGTCTCAAAAACATCACCATATCTTAATGAAGCTATAACGGTGCTTTATAAATTATATGTAGCGCCAAATATTGCTGCAAATATATTGGGAGACAAGCAGACACCACAATACGAAGATTTTTGGAATCAAAATATAGAAGTTAGAGCATTTAGACCTCAAAATGCTCAGTTCAAAGGAGAGGATTATCGCTACGTCATTTTAAAGAAAGTGGTGCTTTATCCCCAAAAAACAGGAAAACTCAAATTAGAACCTTACGTTATTAATCTTAATATCGATGTCCCGACAAGTCGTTACGATATTTTTGGTAACCGAATTGTCAGAAAAGTACAACAGAGTATAGCCTCTAGTACAAGAATCGTAAACGTAAAACCACTACCAGAAGAAGGAAAACCTGCTGATTTTAAAGGAGCAGTTGGGGATTTTAATTTTAGCGTGACATCAACAAAATTAAGTTTAGATGCAGGGGAATCACTTGAAGCAAAAGTTAGAGTTTCTGGAAGAGGAAATCTAAAATTATTCGAATTACCTAAACTTACTGTACCAAGCTCTTTAGAGGTTTATGAACCAGAACATAAGGAAAACGTAAGAACAAATCTAGCAGGAATGCAAGGAGAAATCTCAGACTTTTATACCATTGTTCCTCAATACAAAGGTAAATACCCATTACCAGAAGTTTCGTTCTCTTATTTTGACCCTAAGTCAAAAACATACAAAAGACTCACTTCTGATGAGCTTGTCATTGACGTTGTTAATGGACCATCATCGGTTAATACCGATACAGCTTCAAATAATGTTACTAATACCAATAAGCAAGCAGTCACTACAAATTCTAATACGTTTTCATTTATTAAAACAAATGCAGCTTGGGTATCAAAAAGTGAAAAGCCTTTTTTTAAATCAAACCTTTTTTGGACGCTACTTTTAGTGCCATTTTTGTTGATTCCACTTGCCATTTTTATAAGGCGAAATCAAGAAAAGCGTAATGCTGATATTGTTGGTAATAAACGAAGAAAAGCGGATCGCTTGGCTAAGAAGTATTTAAGTGATGCAAAAAAGGCCCTAGGAAAAAAAGAAGCATTTTATATTGCTTTAGAAAAAGCATTTCATAATTATTTAAAAGCAAAATTACATATAGAAACTAGTGATTTTAATAAAGAAAAAATTAAGAGCTTATTAAGTGAACGTAATGTGGAGTCATCAGTGGTTTCGGAATTCATTTCTATTTTAGAGAATTGTGAATTAGCTAGATATACTCCAATTACTCAGGTAACAATGCAGAATGATTATGACAAATCGGTCACAACAATTGGAGCCATAGATAAACAAATAAGATAG
- a CDS encoding carbonic anhydrase family protein, protein MKNIAITKDVQSALTPDSVLQDLLDGNNRFVNSNSQATDNKALVSQTTGGQYPKAVVLSCIDSRVPVETVLDQAIGDIFVARVAGNFENVDILGSLEYSCNVAGSKLILVLGHESCGAVKAACDGVELGNITEMLSKIMPAVRKSAVEVEGEANSSNKAFVAKTVENNVKLTIERIRENSQILTEMEDNGEIKIVGGVYSLHTGRVELV, encoded by the coding sequence ATGAAAAATATAGCAATAACAAAAGATGTACAAAGTGCATTAACACCAGATAGTGTTTTACAAGATTTATTAGACGGAAACAATAGATTTGTCAATAGCAATTCTCAAGCTACTGATAACAAAGCTTTAGTAAGTCAGACCACAGGCGGACAATACCCAAAAGCAGTTGTTTTGTCTTGTATCGATTCTCGTGTACCAGTCGAAACAGTTTTAGACCAAGCAATTGGAGATATCTTTGTGGCTCGGGTAGCGGGCAATTTTGAAAACGTAGATATTTTAGGAAGTTTAGAATACTCATGCAACGTTGCAGGCAGTAAGTTAATCTTAGTCTTGGGTCACGAAAGCTGTGGTGCAGTAAAAGCAGCTTGTGATGGTGTAGAGTTGGGTAACATTACAGAAATGTTAAGTAAGATTATGCCAGCTGTAAGAAAATCTGCTGTTGAGGTTGAAGGTGAAGCTAATTCTTCAAATAAAGCATTTGTTGCTAAAACAGTTGAAAATAATGTGAAATTAACTATTGAACGCATTAGAGAAAACAGTCAAATTTTAACTGAAATGGAAGATAATGGTGAAATTAAAATCGTTGGAGGCGTTTATAGTTTACATACAGGTAGAGTAGAATTAGTCTAA
- a CDS encoding VWA domain-containing protein, whose amino-acid sequence MFRLDEKIWFWTLLVIPVIVLLFILVQVWKKSAQKKFANSTLLKRLSPNQSLFKSVLKLIVLSAAFLFLSLALVNPKIGTKLETVRSQGVDIVFAVDVSKSMLAEDIAPNRIEKSKQLVTQIINSLGSDRVGIIAYAGKAFPQLPITTDYAASKMFLQNMNTDMMTSQGTAIREAIELAKTYYDDEEQTNRILVIISDGEDHEGDAASIAEEANEQGIRIFTIGVGNKKGGPIPIKRNGIILNYKKDRNGETVITKLNEDTLKEIAEEANGVYINGSSTNEVVETIKDLLDKMDKKEFESKQIADFKDQFQWFLGFGILFLFIDIFLLERKTEWLKKLNLFNENF is encoded by the coding sequence TTGTTTAGATTAGACGAAAAGATATGGTTTTGGACTTTGCTGGTAATTCCGGTAATTGTTTTGTTGTTTATACTTGTACAAGTATGGAAGAAATCCGCACAGAAAAAGTTTGCTAATTCAACCTTGTTAAAACGTTTAAGCCCAAACCAATCATTATTTAAAAGTGTTTTAAAGTTGATTGTACTTAGTGCTGCTTTTTTGTTTTTGTCATTAGCATTGGTGAATCCAAAGATTGGTACAAAACTAGAAACAGTTCGTAGTCAAGGTGTAGATATAGTTTTTGCTGTTGATGTTTCAAAAAGTATGTTGGCAGAAGATATAGCACCAAATCGTATCGAAAAATCCAAGCAACTAGTAACTCAAATCATTAATAGCTTAGGTAGTGACCGTGTTGGGATAATCGCTTATGCTGGTAAGGCATTCCCGCAGTTGCCAATTACAACTGATTATGCAGCTTCAAAGATGTTTTTACAAAACATGAACACAGACATGATGACATCTCAAGGTACTGCTATACGTGAGGCTATTGAACTTGCAAAAACCTATTATGATGATGAGGAACAAACTAATCGTATTCTAGTTATTATTTCGGATGGTGAAGACCATGAAGGAGATGCTGCAAGTATTGCCGAAGAGGCTAATGAGCAAGGTATCCGAATATTTACTATAGGAGTTGGAAACAAAAAAGGTGGTCCAATTCCAATAAAAAGAAATGGAATTATTCTTAATTATAAAAAAGACAGAAATGGCGAAACTGTCATTACAAAGCTTAACGAAGACACACTCAAAGAGATAGCTGAAGAAGCTAATGGCGTTTATATAAATGGGTCAAGTACAAACGAAGTTGTAGAAACAATTAAAGATTTATTAGATAAAATGGATAAAAAAGAATTTGAATCTAAACAGATTGCAGATTTTAAAGACCAGTTTCAGTGGTTTTTAGGGTTTGGGATTCTATTTTTATTTATAGATATCTTTTTATTAGAACGAAAAACAGAGTGGCTAAAAAAACTCAATTTATTCAATGAGAATTTTTAG
- a CDS encoding vWA domain-containing protein: MLESIEFLNKEFFWLLLLLPIALIWYVFKSKRQTAELKISSIQGFKTSGSFWSKFKHLLFALRLIALALLITALARPRTVDVSTKTKTTRGIDIVMAIDVSASMLAKDLKPDRLEALKKVAADFINGRPNDRIGLVEYAGEAFTKTPITSDKNIVLRSLRDIRYNTIIQQGTAIGMGLATSVNRLKDSKAKSKVIILLTDGVNNGGFIDPKTASELAVEYGIKTYTIGLGTNGMALSPIGIRADNTFQYGRAQVEIDEKLLKEIADATGGKYFRATNNRKLAEIYAEINKLETTEVEEKKYYNYEEKYRPLVLIAIFLIVIEWLLKHTIFRSFV; the protein is encoded by the coding sequence ATGTTAGAAAGTATCGAATTTTTAAATAAAGAGTTTTTCTGGCTGCTATTGCTTTTGCCAATAGCATTGATTTGGTATGTTTTTAAATCAAAGCGACAGACTGCAGAGTTAAAAATATCTTCAATCCAAGGATTTAAGACTTCAGGCTCGTTTTGGAGTAAATTCAAACATTTACTTTTTGCATTACGATTAATTGCTCTAGCACTATTAATCACAGCATTGGCTAGACCACGAACAGTAGATGTTTCGACAAAAACAAAAACAACTCGCGGTATTGATATTGTTATGGCAATTGATGTTTCTGCAAGTATGTTGGCAAAAGATTTAAAACCCGACCGATTAGAAGCTTTAAAAAAAGTGGCTGCAGATTTTATTAACGGAAGACCAAATGACCGAATTGGGTTAGTAGAATATGCTGGTGAAGCTTTTACTAAAACCCCAATCACAAGTGATAAAAATATTGTGTTACGTTCCTTAAGAGATATAAGATATAATACAATTATCCAGCAAGGAACAGCAATTGGTATGGGTTTAGCAACATCTGTAAACAGACTAAAAGATAGTAAGGCAAAAAGTAAAGTTATTATCCTGTTGACTGATGGTGTTAACAACGGCGGTTTTATTGACCCAAAAACAGCTAGCGAATTAGCTGTAGAGTACGGAATTAAAACCTATACAATTGGATTAGGTACAAATGGTATGGCGTTATCGCCAATTGGTATCAGAGCGGACAATACATTCCAGTATGGGAGAGCACAAGTTGAGATTGACGAAAAGCTATTAAAAGAAATTGCTGATGCTACTGGAGGAAAATATTTCAGAGCAACCAATAATAGAAAATTAGCAGAAATCTATGCCGAAATTAATAAGCTAGAAACAACAGAAGTCGAAGAGAAAAAATATTATAATTACGAAGAAAAATATAGACCATTAGTGCTAATAGCTATATTTTTAATAGTGATAGAATGGTTATTGAAACATACAATTTTTAGAAGCTTTGTTTAG
- a CDS encoding tetratricopeptide repeat protein: MKVFLILLFTCFSIYSNAQNDDLFKEGNTLYNQGKYSEAIDKYETILDSNEHSAELYFNLANSHYKLNNIAPSVYYFEKAKQLNPNDKDIENNLAFAQNMTVDAIDKVPEVGFSRIFKNLVNTFSSSMWAKIAISGVLVFVILFLLYHFTSATSQKRIAFVISILGLLIALFSLGIAFQKNSLEKKNNPAIVFAQETRVKADPNKTSEEVFRLHEGTKVQVLESYEDWYKIEIADKTTGWIISEDIKLLKFF, encoded by the coding sequence ATGAAGGTATTTTTAATTCTATTATTTACTTGTTTTAGTATTTATTCAAATGCTCAGAACGATGACCTTTTTAAAGAAGGAAATACGCTATACAATCAAGGAAAATATTCTGAAGCTATAGATAAATATGAAACCATATTAGACTCAAATGAGCACTCGGCGGAACTATATTTCAATTTAGCCAATTCGCATTATAAACTTAACAATATTGCACCTAGTGTATATTATTTTGAAAAAGCAAAGCAATTAAACCCTAATGACAAGGATATAGAAAACAATCTTGCATTTGCACAAAATATGACTGTTGATGCTATAGATAAGGTGCCCGAAGTAGGATTTTCAAGAATATTTAAAAACTTAGTAAATACGTTTTCATCTAGCATGTGGGCAAAAATTGCTATCTCTGGTGTTTTAGTATTTGTGATTTTATTTTTGTTATATCATTTTACATCTGCAACATCACAAAAGCGTATTGCTTTTGTGATAAGCATTTTAGGACTTTTGATTGCATTATTCTCTTTAGGTATTGCTTTTCAAAAAAACAGTCTGGAAAAGAAGAATAATCCCGCAATTGTATTTGCACAAGAAACTAGAGTTAAAGCAGACCCTAATAAGACTAGCGAAGAAGTTTTTAGACTCCATGAAGGAACCAAAGTACAGGTTTTAGAAAGCTATGAAGATTGGTATAAAATAGAGATAGCCGATAAAACAACAGGTTGGATAATTTCTGAAGACATAAAACTGTTAAAGTTTTTTTAA
- a CDS encoding SulP family inorganic anion transporter, producing MFKTLKNDIPASIVVFFVALPLCLGIALASGAPLFSGLIAGIVGGIVVGSLSGSKIGVSGPAAGLAAIVLTAIGTLGGYENFLVAVVLGGIIQLLFGVLKAGIIGYYFPSSVIKGMLTGIGIIIILKQIPHFFGYDSDPEGDFAFFQVDGQNTFLEIINTINHIQPGSALIGLVALAILLLWSNVLSKKGKIFEIVQGPLVAVVIGIVFYVLTQSNETLSIEASHLVSVPVPDGFDSFIGQFSFPNFSAITNPEIWIVAFTIALVASLETLLCVEATDKLDPHKNVTPTNRELLAQGTGNILSGLIGGLPITQVIVRSSANIQSGGRSKASAIIHGFLLLISVILIPRLLNMIPLSVLAAILLIVGYKLAKPALFKKMYDLGWKQFIPFVVTVGGIVFTDLLKGIGLGLAVGIIIILIKSYQNSHFLHKEGEDVDDGKIKMTLAEEVTFFNKGAILKELDRLPENSYLELDVRETRYLDNDIIEILDDFAFKAKERNITIKLVSERGIVENPESFIEFFKLEKISQ from the coding sequence ATGTTTAAAACATTAAAAAATGACATACCAGCGAGTATTGTCGTATTCTTTGTAGCATTACCTTTATGTTTAGGTATTGCATTAGCTAGTGGAGCACCACTGTTTTCAGGATTAATTGCAGGTATCGTTGGTGGTATTGTAGTAGGTTCTTTAAGTGGTTCTAAAATCGGTGTTAGTGGTCCCGCAGCTGGTTTAGCAGCAATAGTATTAACTGCAATTGGCACTTTGGGAGGTTATGAAAACTTTTTAGTCGCTGTTGTATTAGGCGGGATTATTCAACTTTTGTTTGGTGTTTTAAAAGCCGGAATTATTGGTTACTACTTTCCTTCGTCTGTAATTAAAGGTATGCTAACAGGCATAGGAATCATTATTATCCTAAAGCAAATCCCGCATTTTTTCGGATATGATTCAGATCCAGAAGGTGATTTTGCATTTTTTCAAGTAGATGGTCAAAATACTTTTTTAGAAATCATTAATACGATTAATCATATTCAACCTGGTTCTGCTTTAATAGGTCTTGTCGCATTAGCAATATTATTGCTTTGGAGCAATGTGTTGTCTAAAAAGGGAAAAATTTTCGAGATAGTGCAAGGACCTTTAGTTGCTGTAGTCATAGGTATTGTTTTTTATGTTCTAACACAATCTAATGAAACACTAAGTATAGAAGCCTCACATCTTGTAAGTGTACCAGTACCTGATGGTTTTGATTCTTTTATAGGTCAATTTAGCTTTCCTAATTTTTCTGCAATCACAAATCCTGAAATATGGATAGTAGCATTTACAATTGCTTTAGTAGCTAGTTTAGAGACATTATTGTGCGTTGAGGCTACAGATAAGTTAGATCCTCATAAGAATGTAACTCCTACTAATCGCGAACTTTTAGCACAAGGAACAGGAAATATTCTATCAGGTTTAATAGGGGGTTTACCAATAACACAAGTAATAGTTCGAAGTTCCGCAAACATTCAATCTGGAGGTCGCAGTAAAGCTTCTGCAATTATTCATGGTTTTCTTTTATTAATATCTGTTATTCTTATTCCACGTTTGTTGAATATGATTCCGCTTTCTGTATTAGCGGCTATATTATTAATTGTCGGCTATAAATTAGCAAAGCCAGCATTATTCAAAAAAATGTATGATTTAGGTTGGAAACAATTTATACCATTTGTAGTAACCGTTGGTGGTATTGTATTTACAGATTTACTTAAGGGTATTGGATTAGGTTTGGCTGTTGGGATTATAATTATTTTAATAAAAAGCTATCAAAACTCTCATTTTTTACATAAAGAAGGTGAAGATGTTGATGATGGTAAAATAAAAATGACATTAGCAGAGGAAGTTACTTTTTTCAATAAAGGTGCTATTTTAAAAGAATTAGACCGATTACCCGAAAATTCATATTTAGAATTAGATGTTAGAGAAACACGTTATTTGGATAATGATATTATAGAAATTTTAGATGATTTTGCTTTTAAAGCAAAAGAAAGAAATATAACAATAAAGCTAGTTTCGGAAAGAGGCATAGTTGAAAACCCTGAGAGTTTTATTGAGTTTTTTAAACTTGAGAAAATATCACAATAA